A stretch of Methylogaea oryzae DNA encodes these proteins:
- a CDS encoding flagella synthesis protein FlgN, whose translation MAEHAIGETFRQMLQGLGALEQALTAESEALAAALSDPEAIALATQRKQALVMEINGLVQSVDRQLAEQGLATGRAGVESWLAGLPADHDLRNLWQAILDLGHRCKQMNEANGLQIGLLSRRTKDALKILLGGDSISDTYGPDGGGRIASSSRTFYTA comes from the coding sequence ATGGCGGAACATGCAATCGGTGAAACCTTCCGGCAAATGTTGCAAGGACTCGGCGCTCTGGAACAGGCTTTGACGGCCGAGTCCGAGGCGCTGGCCGCCGCCTTGAGCGATCCCGAAGCCATCGCGCTGGCTACCCAGCGCAAGCAGGCTTTGGTGATGGAAATCAACGGCCTGGTCCAAAGCGTGGACCGGCAGCTGGCGGAGCAGGGGTTGGCGACCGGCCGCGCCGGCGTGGAAAGCTGGCTGGCCGGTTTACCCGCCGATCACGACTTGCGGAATCTTTGGCAAGCCATTTTGGATTTGGGGCATCGCTGCAAGCAGATGAACGAGGCCAACGGCTTGCAGATCGGCCTCTTGAGCCGGCGCACCAAGGACGCGCTGAAAATCCTGCTCGGCGGCGATAGTATCAGCGATACCTACGGCCCGGACGGCGGCGGCCGCATCGCTTCCTCCTCCCGCACCTTCTATACCGCTTGA
- a CDS encoding ATP-binding protein: MDSVSAIQQAYRDTDTAYRVAESRVGCIVALFLVPAGVTLDYITYHEKFYLFFAMRVICDIIIAAIYLIHFTAFGAQIIRGLTLAWLTAIQIMICGMIYLTDGVYSSYHSGLNLAIIAVGLLLPTSISEAIIFCVLTVILYSAACLIRDTQEFDPLEFYKHQYFIILTSIIAITSVYFNTRRRFSEFRISYELDGKNKQLSELDRLKSQFFANVSHELRTPLTLILAPTEDLLNKPEQLPSNALPILATIRNNALRLLRLVNDLLDLNRLEEGESNLESRPVDINRLASGLGDSMRHLAESRGLAFRQALAPTPLIVHGDPHALEKIVLNLLGNAVKFTETGGTVQLSTESSGASARIIVRDDGIGIGSGDLPYIFDRFRQADGSSTRRYQGTGLGLALAKELVEKQGGSIRAESRPGAGTTMTVQLPLAATEAVEPDPTPVRDTDLFARFFRSADFYLGPEIEVAAPRHGGRVETEPSPHSARERGAASPAAQSSPDAGAKATLLIVDDEPDMRGYLRDVLTDEFTVWQADDGAAGLALIKARRPDLVLLDLMMPKMDGLAVCRAIRGDAALADIKVILLTARVDEQAKLAALDCGADDFLTKPFSRVEVCTRLRNLARSAALQRDVRQRNRELEAAMADLRRAHDQLIQSEKLNAIGMLTAGLLHEVNNPLNYAHTTLQILQEDPSIQGDERLARALERIRHGMNRIRDIVANLRTFARPSPADKATRFSLAAALDTALTLTAHEMKGIECRTDIPADCHALGAHDQIEQILINLLSNAAKAVAQREAGVIRVTAERDGGRIVIRVRDNGKGIAPDALAKVFDPFYTTADVGHGMGLGLSICHTIAANHGGNLRVASEEGEWTEFAFDLAAA, translated from the coding sequence TTTCTTGTCCCGGCCGGCGTTACCCTGGACTACATAACTTATCATGAGAAATTTTACTTATTTTTCGCCATGAGAGTTATTTGCGACATCATAATAGCGGCAATCTATTTAATTCACTTCACCGCTTTTGGCGCACAAATCATCCGAGGATTAACCCTAGCGTGGCTTACGGCCATTCAGATCATGATTTGCGGCATGATCTACCTTACCGACGGGGTCTATTCATCCTATCACTCAGGACTAAACCTTGCCATAATAGCCGTAGGCCTACTGCTTCCAACATCAATCAGCGAAGCAATAATTTTTTGCGTGTTAACGGTTATATTATACTCTGCCGCCTGCCTCATCAGAGACACCCAGGAATTCGATCCCCTCGAATTCTACAAACATCAATACTTTATAATACTAACCAGTATCATCGCCATCACATCCGTCTACTTCAATACCAGACGTCGATTCAGTGAATTCAGAATCAGCTATGAGCTTGACGGAAAAAACAAACAACTTTCCGAACTAGACCGTCTCAAATCGCAATTTTTCGCCAACGTTTCCCACGAACTGCGCACCCCGCTGACACTGATTCTGGCGCCCACGGAGGACTTGCTCAATAAACCGGAACAGCTTCCGAGCAACGCGCTTCCCATACTCGCAACCATACGCAATAACGCTCTGCGTTTGCTCCGTTTGGTCAACGATTTGCTGGACCTGAACCGGCTGGAGGAAGGCGAAAGCAATCTGGAAAGCCGGCCTGTGGACATCAACCGGTTGGCAAGCGGACTGGGCGATTCCATGCGCCATTTGGCGGAAAGCCGCGGCTTGGCTTTCCGCCAAGCATTGGCGCCCACCCCGTTGATCGTGCACGGCGACCCCCATGCCCTGGAAAAAATCGTGCTCAACCTGCTGGGCAACGCCGTCAAATTCACCGAAACGGGCGGCACCGTGCAGTTGAGCACCGAGAGCAGCGGCGCGTCGGCACGCATCATCGTGCGCGACGACGGCATAGGCATCGGTAGCGGCGATCTGCCCTACATATTCGACCGCTTCCGCCAAGCCGACGGCTCCTCCACCCGCCGTTATCAAGGCACTGGGCTGGGATTGGCGTTGGCGAAGGAATTGGTGGAAAAACAAGGCGGCAGCATTCGCGCCGAAAGCCGCCCCGGCGCCGGCACGACCATGACGGTGCAACTGCCCCTGGCCGCCACCGAAGCCGTCGAGCCGGACCCTACGCCGGTCCGGGACACCGACCTTTTCGCGCGATTTTTTCGGTCGGCCGATTTTTATCTAGGTCCGGAAATCGAAGTCGCCGCCCCCCGGCACGGCGGCCGCGTCGAAACGGAGCCCTCGCCTCATTCCGCCCGCGAACGGGGGGCCGCCAGCCCCGCGGCCCAGTCCTCCCCGGATGCCGGCGCCAAGGCCACGTTGCTGATAGTCGACGACGAACCCGACATGCGCGGCTACTTGCGCGACGTGCTGACCGACGAATTCACCGTATGGCAAGCCGACGACGGCGCGGCGGGACTAGCCCTGATAAAGGCGCGGCGCCCCGATTTGGTGTTGCTGGACCTGATGATGCCGAAAATGGATGGGCTGGCCGTTTGCCGCGCAATTCGCGGCGACGCCGCCCTGGCCGATATCAAGGTGATCCTACTCACCGCCCGCGTGGACGAACAAGCCAAGCTGGCCGCGTTGGACTGCGGGGCGGACGACTTCCTCACCAAACCGTTCAGCCGTGTCGAAGTTTGCACACGGCTGCGCAACTTGGCGCGCTCGGCCGCTTTGCAGCGAGACGTGCGCCAGCGCAACCGAGAACTGGAAGCCGCCATGGCCGATCTCCGCCGCGCCCACGATCAATTGATCCAAAGCGAAAAACTCAATGCCATCGGCATGCTCACCGCCGGCCTGCTGCACGAAGTGAACAATCCGCTCAATTACGCTCACACCACTTTGCAAATCCTGCAGGAAGACCCGTCGATCCAGGGCGACGAACGGCTGGCCCGCGCTTTGGAGCGCATACGCCACGGCATGAACCGCATCCGGGACATCGTCGCCAATTTGCGCACCTTCGCCCGTCCCTCGCCCGCCGACAAGGCCACCCGCTTCAGCCTGGCCGCAGCGCTGGACACCGCCCTCACCCTCACCGCCCACGAGATGAAAGGCATCGAATGCCGCACCGACATCCCGGCGGATTGCCACGCCCTGGGCGCCCATGACCAGATCGAACAGATACTCATCAATCTGCTGAGCAACGCGGCCAAGGCGGTGGCGCAACGGGAGGCCGGCGTCATTCGCGTCACGGCGGAGCGCGACGGCGGCCGGATCGTGATACGGGTGCGAGACAACGGCAAAGGCATCGCCCCGGACGCTTTGGCGAAAGTTTTCGACCCCTTCTACACCACTGCCGACGTGGGCCACGGGATGGGACTGGGGCTGAGTATCTGCCATACTATCGCCGCCAACCATGGCGGAAACCTGCGGGTGGCCAGCGAGGAAGGCGAATGGACGGAATTTGCATTCGACTTGGCGGCGGCGTGA
- a CDS encoding hybrid sensor histidine kinase/response regulator, with translation MRFSENMDRQGGDRYAVLFVDDEAMALEAFDMACGDSFPVLTASNAVEAARILESRSNDIAVLISDQRMPQTTGVDLLKETRRRHPHITRMLTTAYADFDATVAALNEAEIFRCIPKPWDVAALRRELAAAMEHFLARRRAEGDQPGDEQDAALQVAAPVAHKLRDTLIAMTWGVDGLRRHLPPLLEAYDDAADGRENPSVARASRRDALDTILDKLEHQTRDVSQLMELMLAQRRGAKAASAAHSMAEAVEQALERFPFAPGQRALVRTELLDDFQFSGAMPLMTRLIFNLLSNALHAVETAKKGRIEIRLETRAAGNRLCVWDGGTGIAPEILPRLFEEAVTTRADTEGHGLGLGFCRLVAETMGGSIACRSVEGEFAEFVVTLPPNTH, from the coding sequence ATGCGGTTTTCGGAAAACATGGATAGGCAAGGCGGCGACCGCTACGCGGTGCTGTTCGTGGATGACGAGGCCATGGCCCTGGAAGCGTTCGACATGGCCTGCGGCGACAGCTTCCCTGTGCTGACCGCCTCCAATGCCGTAGAAGCGGCAAGAATCCTGGAGAGCCGAAGCAACGACATCGCCGTTCTGATCTCCGACCAGCGCATGCCGCAGACGACCGGTGTCGACCTGCTCAAGGAAACGCGCCGGCGCCACCCGCACATCACCCGCATGCTCACCACGGCTTACGCCGATTTCGACGCCACCGTCGCCGCACTGAACGAAGCCGAAATTTTCCGCTGCATTCCCAAGCCCTGGGACGTGGCGGCCTTGCGGCGTGAGCTGGCGGCGGCGATGGAGCATTTCCTCGCGCGTCGTCGCGCAGAAGGGGACCAGCCCGGCGACGAGCAAGACGCCGCGCTGCAGGTCGCGGCGCCGGTCGCCCACAAGCTTCGCGACACCCTGATCGCCATGACGTGGGGCGTAGACGGACTGCGGCGCCACTTGCCGCCGCTGCTGGAGGCCTATGACGACGCCGCCGACGGCCGGGAAAACCCTTCGGTTGCGCGGGCGAGCCGACGCGACGCCCTGGACACGATCCTGGACAAACTGGAACACCAGACGCGCGATGTCAGCCAACTAATGGAGCTGATGCTGGCGCAACGGCGCGGCGCCAAAGCGGCCAGCGCCGCGCACTCCATGGCCGAGGCCGTCGAACAGGCGCTGGAGCGCTTCCCCTTCGCTCCCGGCCAACGGGCCTTGGTCCGGACCGAGTTGCTGGACGACTTCCAATTTTCCGGCGCGATGCCGCTCATGACGCGCTTGATTTTCAACCTGCTGAGCAACGCCCTCCATGCCGTGGAAACCGCGAAAAAAGGGCGCATCGAAATCCGCCTGGAAACCCGCGCCGCCGGCAACCGCCTGTGCGTCTGGGACGGAGGCACCGGCATCGCGCCCGAGATCCTGCCGCGCCTGTTCGAAGAAGCGGTGACCACTCGCGCCGACACGGAAGGCCACGGCCTGGGCCTGGGGTTTTGCAGGCTCGTGGCGGAAACCATGGGCGGGTCCATCGCCTGCCGCTCCGTCGAAGGCGAATTCGCCGAATTCGTCGTAACGCTCCCGCCCAACACCCACTGA
- the flgM gene encoding flagellar biosynthesis anti-sigma factor FlgM, with the protein MDIDIRKLSGSRPAIQSQNSAASGAGAANSQAVEQDAKDSVGVSVKLTGAASLIQTAVETSRQGSSVDPAKVAVLKEAIASGRYHVDSKRVAEKFLRLEPDI; encoded by the coding sequence ATGGACATTGATATTCGAAAATTGAGCGGGTCGCGGCCCGCCATCCAAAGTCAAAATTCCGCGGCGAGCGGCGCAGGGGCTGCCAATAGCCAGGCGGTCGAGCAGGACGCGAAGGATAGCGTCGGCGTTTCCGTCAAGCTGACGGGAGCGGCGTCTTTGATACAGACGGCAGTGGAAACCTCTCGGCAAGGCTCGTCGGTGGACCCGGCTAAGGTGGCGGTTTTGAAGGAAGCTATCGCCAGCGGACGTTATCATGTGGACTCCAAGCGCGTGGCGGAAAAATTCCTGCGTTTGGAACCCGATATCTAA
- a CDS encoding ATP-binding cassette domain-containing protein, which yields MKDAVVRADGLSKRYGGHRVVDGISFSIPRGEFCGILGPNGAGKTTTLRMLAGHAPPDGGELTVLGFPVPKRAKDMRALVGIVPQQDNLDLELTVRENLEVYGRYFGLSSAEVRDRIPQLLQYAALPDKADQRIGNLSGGMKRRLSIARALINRPRLLILDEPTTGLDPHIRHNIWQLLRQLQQDGLTVILTTHYMDEAERLCDRIILMDHGRILADGAPRDLIAGHIESHVLEVHGQDVARWRETFVCDEPVRRERVGDSLYLYGEQLQPWVASLDAWPRLRYSYRPANLEDVFLRLTGRDLRDV from the coding sequence ATGAAAGACGCCGTGGTTCGGGCCGATGGGCTTAGCAAACGCTACGGCGGCCATCGCGTGGTGGACGGGATTTCTTTCTCCATTCCGCGCGGCGAGTTTTGCGGCATCCTCGGCCCCAATGGCGCCGGCAAAACGACCACCCTGCGCATGTTGGCCGGCCATGCTCCGCCCGACGGCGGCGAGTTGACGGTGCTGGGGTTCCCTGTGCCGAAGCGCGCCAAGGACATGCGCGCCTTGGTCGGCATCGTGCCGCAGCAGGACAATCTGGATTTGGAATTGACGGTGCGGGAAAACCTCGAGGTGTACGGCCGCTATTTCGGCTTGAGCTCGGCGGAGGTGCGCGACCGTATTCCGCAGCTGCTGCAATATGCCGCCTTGCCGGATAAAGCGGATCAGCGCATCGGCAATTTGTCCGGCGGCATGAAGCGGCGCTTGTCCATTGCCCGCGCCCTGATCAACCGGCCGCGGCTGCTCATTCTGGACGAGCCCACCACCGGCCTGGACCCCCACATCCGCCACAATATCTGGCAATTGCTGCGCCAATTGCAGCAGGACGGCCTGACGGTGATCCTCACCACCCACTACATGGACGAAGCCGAGCGCTTGTGCGATCGCATTATTCTCATGGATCACGGCCGCATCCTGGCCGACGGCGCCCCCCGCGACTTGATCGCCGGCCACATCGAGTCCCACGTGCTGGAAGTGCACGGCCAGGACGTGGCGCGGTGGCGGGAAACGTTCGTCTGCGACGAGCCGGTGCGGCGGGAGCGCGTGGGGGACAGCCTGTATTTATACGGCGAGCAGCTGCAGCCTTGGGTGGCGTCGCTGGACGCTTGGCCCAGGCTGCGCTATTCCTACCGGCCCGCCAATTTGGAGGACGTGTTCTTGCGCCTCACCGGCAGGGATCTGCGCGATGTTTAA
- a CDS encoding ABC transporter permease: protein MFKVAPPRCVAVWRRNATVWRKGSLRSLLGSFMEPLTTLFGLGLGLGAMVGEVDHQSYLAFLSGGILVMNAMNTSTFEGLYLAYTRMHVQRIWDGMLAAPLGLEDVVLGEILWMGSKSVISNGAILLVAAAFGLVHGWQALWILPVAFLAGICFGSMALVVTSYSRSYDFFVYYATLLTTPMVMLSGVFFPRSALPEAVQQAMAWLPLSHIVDVVRPLMAGQLECSAALFGHLAVPAAYGAAAAAIAVARLRRRLLR, encoded by the coding sequence ATGTTTAAAGTCGCTCCCCCCCGTTGCGTGGCGGTATGGCGGCGCAACGCCACCGTTTGGCGCAAGGGTTCGTTGCGTTCCTTGCTGGGCAGCTTCATGGAGCCGCTGACCACGTTGTTCGGCCTAGGCTTGGGGCTGGGCGCCATGGTCGGCGAGGTGGACCATCAGTCCTATTTGGCTTTCCTCAGCGGCGGTATCCTGGTGATGAACGCCATGAACACCTCCACGTTCGAAGGCTTGTATTTGGCTTACACACGCATGCACGTGCAGCGGATCTGGGATGGCATGCTGGCGGCTCCATTGGGGTTGGAGGATGTCGTTCTGGGCGAGATCCTGTGGATGGGCAGCAAAAGCGTCATCAGCAACGGCGCGATTTTGCTGGTTGCCGCCGCATTCGGCCTGGTGCACGGTTGGCAGGCGTTGTGGATACTGCCGGTGGCGTTTCTGGCGGGGATTTGCTTCGGCAGCATGGCGCTCGTGGTGACGTCCTATTCCCGCAGCTACGACTTTTTCGTGTATTACGCGACTTTGTTGACGACGCCCATGGTTATGCTCAGCGGCGTGTTTTTTCCCCGGTCCGCTTTGCCGGAAGCGGTGCAGCAGGCGATGGCCTGGCTGCCGTTGTCCCATATCGTGGACGTGGTGCGGCCGCTGATGGCCGGCCAGTTGGAATGCTCGGCGGCGCTGTTCGGCCATTTGGCGGTGCCGGCGGCTTACGGCGCGGCGGCGGCGGCGATCGCCGTTGCCCGCCTGCGCCGCAGATTGCTGCGCTGA
- a CDS encoding response regulator, whose translation MEPNSDAQEFAVLFVDDEGPSCDVLCDALAGRLRVITADSVDKALAVLERQGHDIGVLLTDQRMPGRSGVDLLKLVRERWPSIVRLLTTAYTDYDDAIAAVNRGEILRYIHKPWDIRTLRMELEHAMELFVLRQERERLIEEKLSTRQRLVEAGRARDLLVLCAALGLRDTAAAVGDFLAQTSAGNPSGGPSSLGRHHSMQEEALRSIAIARELRTMLKRATEGDDTPAALAELLTTTVSRSGAKIEGSCALARLPAVHLSRAATACLLELLLEKADDRPVELAATGDASALALTITRPARRNREPAAESAAGARAPEARTLAAFLLTRHLGGTLSFRDDGAAGVFSLSLPLDAKAAMANETSRIERVFASFESNDAW comes from the coding sequence ATGGAGCCAAACAGCGACGCCCAAGAATTCGCCGTGCTTTTCGTCGACGACGAAGGCCCGTCGTGCGACGTGTTATGCGACGCCCTCGCGGGACGGCTGCGGGTGATTACCGCCGATAGCGTCGACAAGGCGTTGGCCGTACTGGAGCGCCAAGGCCACGACATCGGCGTCCTGCTCACCGACCAGCGCATGCCGGGCCGCAGCGGGGTGGACTTGCTCAAACTGGTGCGGGAGCGCTGGCCGTCCATCGTCCGCTTGCTCACCACCGCCTATACCGATTACGACGACGCCATCGCCGCCGTCAATCGCGGCGAGATCCTGCGTTACATCCATAAGCCATGGGACATTCGCACCCTGCGCATGGAACTGGAACACGCCATGGAGTTGTTCGTGCTGCGGCAGGAACGGGAGCGGCTCATCGAGGAAAAACTGTCCACACGGCAACGTTTGGTGGAAGCCGGGCGGGCGCGCGACCTGCTGGTGCTCTGTGCCGCGCTCGGCTTGCGCGACACGGCGGCGGCCGTCGGCGACTTCCTGGCGCAAACAAGCGCCGGCAATCCGTCGGGCGGCCCGTCATCGCTCGGACGGCATCATTCGATGCAAGAGGAAGCCCTGCGCTCCATCGCCATTGCGCGAGAACTGCGGACGATGCTGAAGCGCGCGACCGAAGGCGACGACACGCCGGCGGCCCTGGCGGAATTGCTGACGACCACCGTATCGCGCAGCGGCGCGAAAATCGAAGGCTCGTGCGCGCTCGCCCGGCTGCCCGCCGTCCACCTGTCCCGCGCCGCCACGGCATGCCTGCTGGAATTGCTGCTGGAGAAGGCCGACGACCGGCCGGTCGAGCTCGCCGCGACCGGCGACGCATCGGCGCTGGCGCTCACGATCACCCGCCCCGCCCGGCGAAACCGCGAACCGGCGGCCGAGAGCGCCGCAGGGGCACGCGCCCCCGAGGCCCGCACCCTTGCCGCCTTTCTGCTCACCCGCCATCTGGGCGGCACGCTGAGCTTCCGCGACGATGGCGCCGCCGGCGTTTTCTCGTTAAGCCTGCCGCTCGACGCAAAAGCCGCCATGGCGAACGAAACGTCCCGCATCGAGCGGGTGTTCGCGTCGTTCGAATCGAACGACGCCTGGTAA